The Juglans regia cultivar Chandler chromosome 10, Walnut 2.0, whole genome shotgun sequence genome includes the window AATCATTACAATTACAACGAAATTTTATTTCAGGAGAACTAAAAGATTCAGTTTCTGAATGATATTCTGAATCATCAGAACTAAATTCTTGGTTATCAAATGAAGAAGAATGAGTTCCTAGGAGTCGAAACAGTTCTTCTTGATCTTTAATATCTATGTTCAACTGattaagtttctttttcaatttattaggCTTCTTGGGACATTTATCAGCAGAATGCCCAGTCTTGGCACAAttgaaacattttcctttagaaggtttttgaaaacgttttttcttaggaaaatattttttagaagttttcttataaaaatcatgGGGTTTTCTCATTGTTCCTCCATGAGGTTTAGAAAACTTAGTAAAAAGCTTATActttcttttagatggagcGATAAAGGGAAGGccaaattattcacaaaaaaatgtcatttcatATTTAGCTTTCTTACTATTTTTCATCTGTTCACGAAGCATTATTTGATCATTGCACATACTAATAccaagtttctttattacactgaaaatatcaccatatgtgtaattttcgtaattaagaaatcCCGAAATATCAGTAGGTTCTTCCTTCACTTTGTAAGCAAACAAACGAGGTAgaccatcaataaatttttccttccagtaaggcttttgGCTATCATCCCAAAGCATTACTCTGGAAATGaaaacatctttataccatCTAATATCACTAATCGCATTAGCGATTAATTTTTTCCTATAccaaaaaatattgagtaattCAGAACAAACATCAGTAATAAGTCGTTTGTTAAAGTCTTCAATTTTGGATTGAAGCAAATCATTAGataattattcaaaaatctTTTTGTATCTGATTTCCTGttaaggaaattcaaatgttttgtttttgtaaaaaacaaatatttcaaacatttatCCATATCAATCTCAAGACGAGAAGCAAacttgaatttaactttttgacCAAAATGATCAGTAGTGATACCGTCTTTTTCAGTCAAAAAAggatataaagataaaataaaaagaatcccTAAAATCACTTTGTTAGACATGTTTCTGACTAAAACAAAAGGAATTTTAAAACATGAGCATTGTTGAGCTCATAATTGATCTTCATTTGAGATCCATTTGCCGAAAATAATCTTTCGatggatttttcaaaatatttgctagggattaatcattttttaatacaattcaagtctgattcaaaatcaatcataGAAATAACAGATAATTGAAAATCTCGAGAAACAACAATAGTAACTCGTGAAAACCATTTGAGATTAATAGTATGACGGATCAAACATATCTGATTATCACCAACCTTGTCATTTTGGCTAGAATTAGATTTATTCGTTTGCTCATTGTCAGAAAGAATATCctgatcaagttgtttgtcaatctttaaacacaaaaattcttgtttcaaaatctcattttcagacTTAAGATTGTTAATCTTAGATCTGAGCTCAACAATctcttttttaacaaaatttatttcgTGTTGCAAATCAGAAGTAGAAACATcattgtgttttttcttttgaaatcttaCCAAGGTGTCTTGAAAACTAATCATTTTCTTAGAAGTTTCTGGTTCTTGACGAATGATTATCTTCTTTAATTTAAGAAGATATTCTTCTTTAAGCTCAGGATTTgtaatttagaaaattaaacttaataaaagattttcttgttcttcagccTTGGTTAAAACATTGATTGTTTTACTCAATGGTTTACAACAAGAATCAATACAATTACAACCAAGCTTTATTTCAGGAGAACTAAGAGATTCAGTTTCTGAGTGATATTCTGAATCATCATAACTAAATTCTTAGTTATCAAATGAAGAAGAATGAGTTCCTAGGGAAATAGTTCTTCTTGATCTTTAATATCTATGTTCAACTGattaagtttctttttcaatttaatatcactttttattatttttttagattttttattacctaattttaaattggttgTCAACCAGTGGGAAGGCTATCATTATTCTTTGCGGACTTTGCATACCAAATTACAAAAACTAACACATGATATCCTCAAAGTACTAAAAGTTGACACTTTAGACCTTCTATTATGATCTGATCATCAAGATCGTGTTAGGTcacctatttttcatttttcttgacGGGTGTAATTAAGTGTACAAAGTGTcattatttatagtttaaggaTGCATTACCTCAAATCTGATAATTTGAAATGTAAAATGCAAAATCCTTGATAATTTAAGGGCATGAAGTGcagtatttgattttttatttgatgactTTAGTGTTTACATATCTGTAATATATGGGTGTTCCTATTTATCTCTAAAAAGGTGCATGTTCATTAAGACTATTCATCCAGGTTTCGGACTGGGTACCCGAGTATACTCGGCCAAGAACCCAGGTTTCAAATCCGGGCCAAAACCCGGATCGGGTTAACCTAGTTAtgaccccttttttttttttttttaccaaaaacctctatgttattttaaaaaaaaaatgttgaaggcataatttttattttatttttatctaaaagcctatatttcattacaaaatatagttgaaaagcataattatttttacatgaaagcctatattttattaaaagattttcaAGAAGTCATGTTGAAAAccataatactaatatattgaaCATTGtctagaataataaaaatatattaaaaaataaaaaacaaaattttatgtcaaaaataaataaacctgGAAACAACTagttacctttttttttattagaaagaaaaactaattacctttttatctaaatgcatgtaaaaaaatataatattcatcatgtaatatgcatgcaacacacaatgcaatccactacatattatattattttgtattatatacattacattacaaaataaaaaaaattataagatatgagTTAAATAATCAATAACATAGTCTtccatcaatgatttaatcACACCAAATAACAACTTCAAGTCTATTCTCAGTAGTCACCCAAACTGAAGGCAACCGCCACATTGAGTTCTTAGTATATTCTTTGCAGTCACCCAAACTGAAgagaaaaaatgtatttcaGCAGAGAAAAACACAAACCATGAAAAAGGAACACCAAATTCACCATGCATACATTCCAAAGAAATGTTTCTAAAGAATAAATAAGTATCCACAGAGTTTATAAAAACCATTAATTCATTGCACTTCCAAATACATTTTCTATAACTACAGATCTTAGGAACAAGCTGATATTACAATAGAGacttcaatttgaaaatattaagacTAGCCATAGCAATGACTGATATGTGAGTGTGATGTGTGCAAATATCTGATATATATCACAGTAGAAAATAATTGCCTTCTTTGATAAGAATCAATACCATCTTTGTAAGGTTCCTCTTCTAAATGAATGTCAAAGCAACTCAATGACTAAATATTGACTAAGAGGTACATAGCAATTAAAAAGTTTCGAAAGAAAAATCTGTTAAGAATTAATGCATTTAATTCACAGAGCATAAAACCTCCTGTTTTCTCAGcgataatttaatttattgttttaattgagATTGTGTCCAATATATTGCAAGACATCAAACAAAAGCTTTATGAAAGATTAGCCTAGCTTAAAATGATGCGCATGCAAGGTGTAACTCTTGAGAAAAAGGTACGGgcatataaaatttcaaatagaaagaaaaaaataaaaaaaaacaaccacaacaacaacaacaatgtTATACACCAAAAGTCACAGAACATAAATTGAAATGTGATGCTACAAACACCTcgaataaaaaattcaaaaaacgaAACATAGCCCATCAGAATCTTTCAAATACCAAGACTTTTTAACACCATTTTGCCTCTTCTATGCAAACCTACCCACCACTCAGAGAGAGAGTGTAACCTTCTCAAACACCAAGCGAAAACTACGCAGAGATAGACTTGCCCATAATTGAGATTCCACATGTCCACACCATGTCAAATTATCTTAAAGTTTATGATGTGTTTTATTTTCAGCCAACTTCTTACATATctaaacccataaaaatactcctcaacattcaaatattctcataaaaacaaactcaaaatcaacaaacagagaataaaacaaacagagagaagaaaacatactCACAGATGAAGACGATGGCACGAGGATAAAGATGACGGCACGAgaatctaacccataaaaatactcctcaaacattctcatcaaaacaaactcaaaatcaacaaatagagaacaaaacaaacagagagaataaAACATACCcagagatgaagatgatgacACGAGGATGAAGATGACGGCACGAGGATGTAACCCATAAacatactcctcaaacattcaaacattctcataaaaacaaactcaaaatcaacaaatatagaaaaaaacaaacagagagaagaaaacataacCACGGATGAAGACGATGGCACGAGAATGAAGATGAAGGCACGaggatctaacccataaaaatactcatcaaatattcaaacattatcatcaaaacaaactcaaaatcaataaacagagaacaaaacaaacagagagaagaaaacatacccAAGGATAAAGATGACAGCGTGAGGATGAAGACAATGCTTTGATCAGCagaggaggctagggtttcggtgagagagagagagagggggggggttcggcatctaaaaaaaataaggaaatcaAAATAATCTTTACTTAAAGGCCAACGGTGAGACAAATCGTGGTCACTGGTGGGAAGTGAAGAATGAAAGAGAGACACAACGACAGCTAGGATTTCGTGGCTAGAGTTTcacgtgtgtgtgtgagagagagagagagagattggggCCGGGGGAGTGAAGAATTGAAGTCGATGATTCatgattgttttcttttttatacaaaCTTGGGTACTGTGTTTTTAATACGGAACCCGAGTTTCATACCCAGATCCAGACCGTCTATATCTAGTTTTCACAATATGGATTCCAATTCGGATTTGACCCGGGCCGAAAACCGTAACCGGAACCCAGATAAAACTTGGTTATCAGGGTTTCAGATTGGGTCGGGGGAAAAAAATCCAGCCCTGATGAACAATCTTAATGTTCATTAACCTGACATACTCAAGCCATATCATGGTTGtaacaaatcataaatcataatttattattttattaatagaataaaCTCAATATTTCCATTTGAAGCCAAAATCAATAAGAAATCATAGAGAAAAATCATACttggttttagaaaatttttccgtcaaacttttaaattataaagATGAAGACTTTATCAAAGATTATTTATGCTAAAAGTTCTCAGCTTTCTAAAAAGAATTCTGTGTGTTTCTTTATTAGAGTTAGAATAGgaagttattttaatttttttgcagacttaagaagttttttttttttttttttgggatagcTTAGGGGTTTTAGGTTATGAGAGCTAGGATAAGGTTTTTTTagcttttgttttaatttttattaataaattattaattatatttttgattatttaaaaagaaattgtgaGGGAGGAGGGGGACAGGAGCCACCATGCACCTCCTTCCTCTACGAGATCTTACCCAAAGATAGAaatcaagaaggaaaaaataggATCGGAAATTCTAAAAGATTCTCAtctgtttggcaagtgagatgagacacaaaatttttatcttatctcatctcattattacaattttttaaaattctcacacaaaatataataacaatccaactttttcaaattccaaaacaataataatattacaaaataatattttaaacttttatctaaaactaaaatttcacatctcactatccaaacctaaatTTATTCTTTGGAAATCAAAATTACAGATTCATCTCATTGACATGCAAAAGAGTAATTTTCACAAGGCCCATGTTCCCCAAATTGAAGCATGGGGATGATTATGTTGATTGGATTTAATCAGATTTTGGTTCTAATTTTCTTTCCTCAGAAACTAATAGCAGAAATCCCAAtgaaacatgcatatatatatatatatatatatattaaaactatAAACCATTAATACTCGATATATAAATgaatccttaaaaaaattataaaattatttttaaattaaattatttttagatttacttttataaaattattttatggttaaatcattttcctaatttttgtTATACACATATTTGCATCACAAAAGTCAAAACATCTAATTGCTTTTTTGAATTGTGTTTATAGAACATTTTTTTCATCCAAGGTCCCCCATTAACACAGATGGGCTTGAAGAATAATAGAAGTGTGGGGTCGAACGAACTCTTGCATACCGTATTACCGTGTACCTTCGAAGGCCCGGCCCAGATCAGTCAAAACTCCCCTATATAATATTCTCTttccaaaaccctaaccctataTCTCTTTAAAACCTTTGCAACAGGTTGCTGCACCAACTCTTAACAGCAGAAGAACCTCTCTAGCAAGCAACATGGGTAATTATCTAAGCTGACCTCAAATATTTCTCTGCCTCAGATTTCCTCCTTTATGCGGTTTCTATGCTTTGTGGGTTTTCAAATctctgatttttatttatttgttcgttttgttttatttttcaggtaAGGTACACGGATCTCTGGCTCGGGCCGGTAAAGTGAGAGGCCAAACTCCCAAAGTGGCGAAGcaagacaagaagaagaagccccGTGGACGCGCCCACAAGCGTATGCAATACAATCGCCGATTTGTCACCGCCGGTTTGTCTCtcattttctatctttattttgcttttaatattcGATTTTGAAATCAGCTTTTTCAgtgtaaattttcaatctcGATACTCTTTTTTCTTAACATATGGGTGTTGTAACAGCATGGATGTAATGTTATGGGTTCTGAGAAATTTGTGATTTGGGAGGTTTTATCAATATGATTTTGATTGGGAACTATCCGTGTTTTTTGGATGATTGTAGTTGTTGGATTCGGCAAGAAGAGGGGACCCAACTCGTCGGAGAAGTGAAGAATGCTCTAAGGGGATGAGGAGCTCTTTAGGTTAAAGTTTTgcttattttttcctcttttattttttcttggatgAATTTCAATGTTATTGAAGACCCTGATGTGAGTTTTCGGAGTTGTCTACTGGATTATCATTATGATGGAATTTGCCTAATTGGTTAATTAACCCGAAAATGATGTGATTTATCTTTGGGTGCTGTCTTTCTTAAATTTACTGTGCTTTTGATGATGTTATGGACGTATGGTTGCCATGAAAGAGAGTTTTGTTTACATTATGGAATGAATAGCTAGGTGGCAACACCTTTGCAATTGAAATGACCACTTCATTGCAAGTTAATGGTTGTCAGTGTCTTAACGATTGAAATGCAGCAAATAGAGAAAGCAAACTCTCATTCATCAACTTTGAAGCCTCCagtggtctctctctctctctctctctcactttctctctctcataataGATGCTTAACACACTCTTTGTGAAGgctttcatctaatcattttaAAGGTTGAGAGGCAAACAAAGAAGATTTGGTTTGGAAAAGCGATACTGGTGCTTAAAATGATGCATATATTGTTCTAGTTTTTGCTGCCAAATTGTATTTTCCTATAACTGAGAGAAGTTTGATTAAAAGCATAAACGATGCACTCCAAGTTCCCTTGATGTATACAAGCGAGACACTTGTTTATTAAATGGAAAAGATTCAAGAAAGTAATGTAAATTTAGTTTTGTTTGAACTCCGTCCATCCACGTACACAAATTTTGCTAAGAATTGTTAAGTCTGtacacaaattttatataaaaaggtCTACATAAAAAAAGCTTCTAAACAAGAAATTCTAGATAGTAGCCGTAAATACAGTGCTTGCACATTCTAAGGGAGCCACACTGTACACATCATGGGAAAGTTTTCTAACAAACCTTGCTGCCACATGAAAAATCATGTTAAATTCTCTTCTCGGGAGGATCTCTCACTTTAAATCTAGCAAGGTTAGAAAATTCTCGCAACCCTTTCTTCTATTCTTCCATAATCCCACACGTAAGGTCCTTAGACCTCAAATGATTCGGTTACGCCAATTCAACAATGCATAAATGGCTGAAAGCGTAAAAATCTTGAACAACAATTGAAGTCTAAACCCTTCAATCTTGAAATAGCAAATGGAtccaattcataagaaataaccAAATGATCTAATCAGTCATCCCAAAGTATGAACCATGAGAAGCATACGATATAAAATATAAGCACATTCAACTTGAGATAAGATTGTCTTATAATATAGATAATAACTCAAATGCACCACTATTGCTGTTTCTTCTATCAAATTTACATACAATTCAAAATTGTGCAAATGCTTCATATCGTTAAGAGCAAGGCTTGGGTCTAGTCCCAGCACTGTGATCCATAAACCACCTGAATGGCAACATAAGCGTGTCAGTCACACACAATAATGAACACCTCAAATGCTTAATTTCTGCTGTAACAATCcaattaaaactcaaaacttcaaaaatacTAATCAAGGTCACAACTGATATTCCTTGAAGTTATTGTAAATGAACTTCTCCTTAGATACCCTATTCTGATAAGTGATAAGAATAAGTGGTGTatgatcccacattacttggaaatgaaaagttattgctctttttAATGTTTCAATGGAACTCCAATTGTATtgttgactagtcattttggattATAGGCCATATGACTTGGGCCTTTATTTGGGGGCATTACATCTCCTTTCTAGACAACATGAGATCTCATTCATCACCGTCCCATACTCAATCAAGGGCATTACATCTGCAGTCTCCTCGTATCACTTTTCCTTCTCTGTTTCAGTGTTTATTTTGAATTCCCGTGCAGTTATCTTATCAGTTGCATAACTGATAAAATTGTATAAAGAACCAGTAACTGTTAGGTTATAAGATATCAATGCATAACTCAGCTTTTGATATTCAACCCAAACAAGTTGATCgatatattacaaataaaagaATTGACTCACATGCTTTCTTTGGCGCTTCACAGTTCATCACGAAAGCTCCCCTTTGGTGGATTAgctttgggttgtttttcaagTAGGTACCTCGTGGCTAATGATGCATGTAGTGCAGCTCCGTATGGAAGCACATCCTCATTAACCCTAAAGTAGGGGGAATGCCCTTCTTCAAACTGTCCTTGAGTCTCATTCTTCATCCCAATGAAGAAGAAGTATCCTGGAATCACCTCTGTATAAAATGAGAAGTCTTCTGATCCCATCAGTGGTTGCATTTCTTTTACGTTCTGGGTGCCTAGCATGTCCCCTGCAACTTCCCGAAAGTACTTGTGCAGATCTTTGTCATTTACAGTCACTGGGAAAAAGGGCTTTTCcttttcattaaaaatgacAGTTGCATTGCACCTTTGTACGCTGGATTGTTTTGTGATGACCTATACCATGCATAGATGCATTTTAAGATAATTAACATTCAACAGAGAAGTCGACATACACAATACACATTCTATTATAACAAGGAGAGTGACCCCAACATCTAGCCAAACAATCACccaaaaaatagagagaaggtTAAAAACCGAAAAAGGAAGATTATACTTTGCATCCTAAACTACCACCGTTTTGTAATATGCAACCCAGTAGGCACTAGGAACTTGTCTTTAGAGGGAGTCCAATTAATATTAtgataactaaatatatttttttacttattttgtaatatatatttttccatgtGTAGTAGTGAtacaaaaaatagtattataaaCTGAATTAAAGATGTAGAAAATATTACCATAACTTCAaagggaaatatatatttttttggctcACTACTATAGATATACAGCATGCAGgtcaaatacaatttttttaaaatttttggggATAAAGAGAACTTTGAAGTATTTTGAGGGGCCAAatataaattctttaaaaatcattttgggaGCCAATGGGGGTTCAATATTTTTGGCCCCTTCCCCCTTCTTTCCATCCCTAATGCACcgtaaattacaaaattttggcaGTTTTCACCCTTGCTTAAGATTGTACTACATGTCctatttttcattgattttatgaATCAAATCTTAATAGGGGATGCTAATTGGCTAAAATTGATAGTTTAAGTGCCAACTACAAGTTTTGgctatttatgataaaaattgaaaaaacatgGTAGATCGGAGatgcaaaatataatttctgaaaaggaaaaaaaatgttgcaaCTTGCCCATTTCTCTTGCATGCTGGCTAACTTTTCACCACCAAGAATAGAAACCCATATTGTTCAAGGCACCAGCTAGCCTATTCACACGTCTCTTAAAACTTGGGAACAGCAAGTGGGACAGGTACACAAGTTGTGGTGCCGACCCTCCGGTCCAGGCAAGGGGAAACAGAATATAAAAGGGCATACTGGTTGCCACAAATAAAGGCCATCGAAAGTAGCATTCAAGAAGTTTACCTCTTCAATTCTATGTTTAAGTTGGATAAAGCTTTCTTTTGAAAATGCCCTGAAAGTTCCACCAATTGTAACAGAATCTGGAATAACATTGAATGCGCCACCTCCTTCAAACTTAGCAACAGTAACTACCTGCAAGTTATGCTTTTGTGATTAGAAGTTCAATTAAACAGCCAGAAAGCAATTAAGAGGCCACTCTACAAAGGCTTCTCAAGAACTGTCTTTAGGGTTATTGATTGGCTCATTCACTAAAGAGAATGACCGGGCAATGCCTATAacataccaaaaacaaaaacaaaaacaaaaaataaaaaataaaaaatccattaGTTTTTAAATGGGAAAGTGAATGCCAACGCTTGATGAGATCTAACGACATTATTGCaaagaataattcttttttgaTATGTAATTATTGCAAAGAATAAATTGGAAGTTGAAATTCCAAAAGTGATGCCATGCACTTACAAGATAGATTCATTTcatttgcaaagaaaaaaagtacAACAATATGCTTTTTACAAGGCATATATTCCCCTGATTGCAGTTTGTAGCGATAGGAAGTAATCAGGCAATATTTGTTTACCTATGCATTTTTTCCTGTGAGAAACTAATAGCAGAGGCTGAAACCACGACGCAACACATGGGGGTACCAACCTCTTCAacgaattttttaaattttttaaacaatttgcACAGACATTTACCAGATATGAAAACCATAATTGGTGGGGGCGGAGGATACCTGATGAAATCGCATTGGACTAATATATTCCCTTGAGTGCAGTAGGTATAGATATGTGCCAATAGGAAGTAATCTAATCAGGCTATGTGTGAAACAAATAGCGGATGCTGAAACCACAATGAAACACAAGGGGAACCAACCTTTTCAAtggattttttaagttttttaaaaaaaaagagactgctacaatgaaataaaatttgcaaGTGTGATTTACCCCAGAAAAATGTGTTTGtgagcatgagagagagagagagagagaacctgtgAATCCAAGGGATCGGCTTCCCGGGAAACAAGATGTTGCAAACTAACAACTACATTGGAAGCTGCTAAGATTGGGTCTATTGTGTGCTGGGGAATGGCTGCATGACCTCCCTTTCCACTAATTACTGCCTCAAAGAAACCACTCGCGGCCAATAGAGGTCCAGACCTGGAGGCCACAGCACCAACAGGCAAACGAGAAGAAACATGCAGCCCAAAAATGGCATCAACATGCTCCAGTGCTCCATCATCTAACATTTTCTTTGCTCCACCACCTCCTTCCTCAGCTGGTTGGAAAACAAGGACAACCGTTCCCTTTCATAAacagaacaattttttttagaaactttCTTCTGGAGAAAACACACATACTGCAATAATTCTAAAGCAACATAACCGGTAATATTGGAAAACAGAAACTTGGCTCCGTGTAGTGCATAACCAAACAGGGGAGATAATAATTCGTTATGTAGAGCCATGAGTCAGTGAGCGTAGCCTACGTTTACATAAAATGAAGTACGTTTTTCCATCACAATCGACCATTTGAAT containing:
- the LOC108982915 gene encoding 40S ribosomal protein S30, whose amino-acid sequence is MGKVHGSLARAGKVRGQTPKVAKQDKKKKPRGRAHKRMQYNRRFVTAVVGFGKKRGPNSSEK
- the LOC108982914 gene encoding IAA-amino acid hydrolase ILR1-like 4, with the translated sequence MGFSKWISLVFILHASLALTIFSKSSLSPEDLAHIPVNFLDFAKRPELSDWMVHIRRKIHENPELGFQEFETSKFIRAELDKMGIAYKYPFAETGVVGYIGTGSPPFVAIRADMDALAIQESVEWEYKSKVPGKMHACGHDAHISMLLGAARILQEHRDELQGTVVLVFQPAEEGGGGAKKMLDDGALEHVDAIFGLHVSSRLPVGAVASRSGPLLAASGFFEAVISGKGGHAAIPQHTIDPILAASNVVVSLQHLVSREADPLDSQVVTVAKFEGGGAFNVIPDSVTIGGTFRAFSKESFIQLKHRIEEVITKQSSVQRCNATVIFNEKEKPFFPVTVNDKDLHKYFREVAGDMLGTQNVKEMQPLMGSEDFSFYTEVIPGYFFFIGMKNETQGQFEEGHSPYFRVNEDVLPYGAALHASLATRYLLEKQPKANPPKGSFRDEL